One Ancylobacter novellus DSM 506 genomic window, GCCTTGCGCGGCTCTCGGCCTATGTCGGCCTGCACCCGCATGCCTACACGGTGAAGCCGTTTCCTGATCCCGGTTCCACGGGAAACACCCACTGTAACAGCTTGAAAACACAGGAGGCGCCCCATGATCGACATGGGTGACGCGCTGCCGCCCGGCGTGCATACGGCGGCGGACCTCATGCGGCATTACGAAGAGGTGCGGCGGCGGATGAAGGCGCAGACGGCGCGCCGGCGCGGCCCGCCCGTGCCGCCCCCGGTGACGGCGGCTGTAGTGCCTGCCGTTCCCGTGGCTCCATCCGTCGTCGAGCCGCCTTCCTTCTCGCCGCGCGATGCCGCGCTGACCTTCGCCCGCTACTGCGTCGGCGAATGCAACCGGCTGGCGCATGCCGCGGCTTGCGATGTCGCCGCAAGCGCGCCGGGCCTGATGCCACGCTTCAACCCGCTTTTCGTCCATGGCGGTACGGGGCTCGGCAAGACGCATCTGCTGCAGGCGCTGGCGCAGGCGGCGGAGGAGAGCGGACGGCGCGTCGCCTACCTCACTGCCGAGCGCTTCATGTTCGGCTTCGTCGCGGCCATGAAGACCGGCACGACCGAGGATTTCCGCGCGAGGTTCGGCGAGATCGACCTTCTGCTGCTCGACGACGTGCAGGGGCTGCACGGCAAGAGCGTGCAGCAGGCCTTCTCCTCGGCGCTCAACGCGCTGATGGACGCGCACCGGCAGGTGGTGATCGCCGCCGACCGGCACCCCGGCGACCTCGACGCCTTCGACGAGCGGCTGCGCTCGCGGCTCGGCGCCGGGCTGGTGATCGAACTGCGCTCGCTCGACGACGAGGTGCGCGCCGCGATCATCGCCGCGCAGGCCGAGCGGGCGGCGGTGCTCTCGCCCGGCTTCGCATTGCCGGTGGATGTGGCGCGGTTCCTGGCCAGCGACGGGCGGATGAATGCCCGCGACCTCGCCGGGGCGGTTAACCGGCTGCTGGCGCCACACCAGTTCGGCGGCGTCGAGATTACGATGGATATGGCGCAGGCGGTCTTGCGCGACGTGATCCGCACCGGCGAGCCGCGGCGCGTGCGGGTAGACGACATTCTGCGCGTGGTGACGAAGCAATTCGGCGTGACGCTGGCCGACATCCTCTCCCAGCGGCGCACGGCCAATGTGGTGAGGCCGCGGCAGATCGCGATGTACCTCGCCAAGACGCTGACCCTGCGCAGCCTGCCGGAGATCGGCCGACGCTTCGGCGGGCGCGACCACACCACCGTGCTGCACGCCGTGCGGAAGATGGACGGGCTGCGGTCGCACGACGCGAAGCTGCGCGCCGAGCTCGACGACCTCGAGGCGAAGATCATGGAGAGGGTGGCGTGAGCGCTTATCCCTTCTCCAATCTTCCCGCCCGGCTTGCCGCCCTGGTGCTGGTGTGCCCCGAACGCGGCTGCTGGATATGGCAGGGCGCCACCAGCGGCCGCGGCCGGGGCGGCGGCTATGGCCGTGTGAAATGGGATGGCGTCACCCAGGCCGTGCACAAGGTGGTGTGGCGGATCGCCGGGCGGCGTCCGCTGCGCCGGGGCGAGCAGTTGGACCATGAGTGCCGCGTGCGGGCGTGCTGCAACCCGGCGCACCTGAAGCCGATGTACCAGCCGAAGAACATGAGGCTGGCCTATGCGCGCCGCCGCGCGGCCTTTCGGGCGGAGGCGGTGCAGTGATGACGCCTGAAACCTTCCTCGACGGGCGGGTGACGCTCTATTGCGGCGACAGCCGGGATGCTCTCGATCTCATTGAGCCGAACAGCGTCGACAATTGCGTGTGCGACCCGCCCTATGCGCTGGTTTCGATCGGCAAGCGCTTCGGCAAGGAGGGCGCCGCGCCGGCCAAGGGCGGCGTCTATCAGCGCGCCTCGGGCGGCTTCATGGGGCAGAGCTGGGACACCGGCGAAGTCGCCTTCGACGCGAAGTTCTGGCGCAAGGTTTTCCGCGCGCTGAAGCCCGGTGGGCATGTGATCGCCTTCGGCGGGACGCGGGCCTACCACCGGCTGGCCGTCGCCATTGAAGATGCGGGTTTCGAGATCCGCGATTCCATCGGCGACCTGATCAGCCTCGATCCGATGGTGCGGGCCTTCGTCGACAGCCTCGACGAGGCGCAGCTCGACGCCTTCCTGCGCATCGCCGACCTGATCGGCTTCGAAGGGTTGCTCGCCTGGGTGTACGGCACCGGCTTTCCCAAGAGCCACGACGTGAGCAAGGCCATCGACAAGATGGCGGGCGCGGAGCGGCCCGTGGTCGGCTTCGACCCCGTTGCGGCAAAACGAACGTCGAAGTTCGGCACGAATTCCTACGGCGACTTCAAAGGCCAGAACGGCGATGTGACCGCACCGGCAACTGCTGCTGCTGCTGCTTGGCAGGGCTGGGGCACGGCGCTGAAACCGGCGTGGGAGCCGATCGTACTCGCCCGCAAGCCGCTGATTGGCACGGTGGCGGAGAACGTGCTCGAGCACGGCACCGGGGCGCTGAACGTCGACGGGTGCCGGGTCGGCGACGAGGTGCGCACTGCCGCGTTCACCTCGCTCGCCCCGTGTCACGGCAATGCCCTCGGCGCCGCAGGCACCGCGGAAGCGTGCCGTGGAACGCAGGGCGAGCCGAAGGAGTACGTCGGGCGCCATCCGGCCAACATCATCCATGATGGCACCGACGAGGTGGTGTCCGCTTTTCCGGAAACGGAGAGCGGCGCCGGCGCCGTGAAGCGCGCTACGGCGGCCGGGCATCAAGGCAACGCCCTTGGGCGCGAGTCTCGCCCGGCCGGCACGCCGATGATCAGCCACGGCGATAGCGGCTCCGCCTCCCGCTTCTTTTACTCCGCCAAGGCGGATGCCGATGACCGGCTCGGCTCCAAGCACCCGACGGTGAAGCCTGTAGACCTGATGCAGTGGCTGGTGCGGCTGGTGACGGCCAAGGGCGGCACGGTGCTGGACCCGTTCGCCGGCACCGGCACCACCGGGGAAGCGGCGTGGCGCGAGGGCTGCAACGCCGTGCTGATCGAGCGGAACCCGCCTTACCAGGCCGATATCCGCCGCCGCATGGCGCTGTGCACCGCCGGCAGTGCGACCCGCAAGCGCGCCGCCCGGCTCGCCCGCGCCGAGGCGGAAGGAAAGGCGCCGGAATTCGGCCCGCTGTTCGGCGGCCTCACAGGACCGGAGGCCGCAGAATGACGCGCGAAGTGCTTCCCGCTCGGCGCTTCGCCGAAAATGTCAGCTTCTTCCTGGGCAAGATCCTCTATTCGGTGACGCTCGGCTTCTATGACGATGGCCGTGTCGGCGAGGTGTTCATCGGCGGGCCGAAGACCGGCTCGGATGCCGAGACGAATGCCCGCGACGCCGCGGCGATCCTCTCCATTGCCATGCAGTACGGCGTGCCGCCCTCGGCGTTCAGCACGGCAGTGCAGCGCGACAGCAGCGGCGTGCCGCTCGGCCCGATCGGCGCCGTGGTGGACCTGCTCGCGCCGCAGGATGGGGGCGCGTGATGAACACGCATTCCCTAGAGCGGCGGGAGCCTCTTCACGACGGATCGGCTGTGCTCGGCCATCCCCTCTATCCGGGCGGCCAGATTGAACAGCTGCATTCCTCTGCGCGAGTGAGGCCCTTCCAAGTCTTCGAACCTGAATTCGGACGGGAACAACTCCAGTTGCCGCCACAGCGCAGCAGAGGCCTCAATCGTGGGTCTTATCCCAATGACGTAGGAGAATGGAAGCGTTTCGAGTGCCAACTCGGCGTCGCGCGTCGATACTTGAACGCGATAGTTTTCCTTAAGTTCAACTATCGCCGCGTAGGCCGACGTTCGATCATTAAGGCTCTCGGATGCGGAGAATTGCTCTGCAGCGGCCCTGATCTTGGGGGCATACACCAGAATAATTGCGCAATAGCCGATAAGGCAATTGACCCGATCTTCTCGATCTTGCTTGGCGAGCCGTCGGCGCTCGGCGATATCACGATCTACTGCAATGATCGCTGCTGCCGCCGCCAGCACCGTGAGCATTCCGCCGACAGCCGAGCCCGTGAAACTGAGCCAGTCTCCTGCATCAGCTCCGGCCAGTATACCTTTAGCTGCCGTGACAATGGTCGCACCAAGAACCACCCCGAAGAAGACGCAGGCGATGCCGATGGCAAGAGGGTTCCAGAGGCGAGTTTCCATGCGTCAACGCTGATCAAGCGGCCCCTCTTTGTCGAGAGGGCTTTGTCATGACGGGGATTGTTGTCGACAGGTTCGCTGGCCACAACCCCGCGCCCATGCGCATCCTCATCGGTTGCGAGACGTCGGGCGTCGTCCGGCGCGCCTTCGCCGCCTATGGGCACGATGTCTGGTCGGTCGATCTGCTGC contains:
- the dnaA gene encoding chromosomal replication initiator protein DnaA: MIDMGDALPPGVHTAADLMRHYEEVRRRMKAQTARRRGPPVPPPVTAAVVPAVPVAPSVVEPPSFSPRDAALTFARYCVGECNRLAHAAACDVAASAPGLMPRFNPLFVHGGTGLGKTHLLQALAQAAEESGRRVAYLTAERFMFGFVAAMKTGTTEDFRARFGEIDLLLLDDVQGLHGKSVQQAFSSALNALMDAHRQVVIAADRHPGDLDAFDERLRSRLGAGLVIELRSLDDEVRAAIIAAQAERAAVLSPGFALPVDVARFLASDGRMNARDLAGAVNRLLAPHQFGGVEITMDMAQAVLRDVIRTGEPRRVRVDDILRVVTKQFGVTLADILSQRRTANVVRPRQIAMYLAKTLTLRSLPEIGRRFGGRDHTTVLHAVRKMDGLRSHDAKLRAELDDLEAKIMERVA
- a CDS encoding bacteriophage protein, with translation MSAYPFSNLPARLAALVLVCPERGCWIWQGATSGRGRGGGYGRVKWDGVTQAVHKVVWRIAGRRPLRRGEQLDHECRVRACCNPAHLKPMYQPKNMRLAYARRRAAFRAEAVQ
- a CDS encoding DNA methyltransferase; translated protein: MTPETFLDGRVTLYCGDSRDALDLIEPNSVDNCVCDPPYALVSIGKRFGKEGAAPAKGGVYQRASGGFMGQSWDTGEVAFDAKFWRKVFRALKPGGHVIAFGGTRAYHRLAVAIEDAGFEIRDSIGDLISLDPMVRAFVDSLDEAQLDAFLRIADLIGFEGLLAWVYGTGFPKSHDVSKAIDKMAGAERPVVGFDPVAAKRTSKFGTNSYGDFKGQNGDVTAPATAAAAAWQGWGTALKPAWEPIVLARKPLIGTVAENVLEHGTGALNVDGCRVGDEVRTAAFTSLAPCHGNALGAAGTAEACRGTQGEPKEYVGRHPANIIHDGTDEVVSAFPETESGAGAVKRATAAGHQGNALGRESRPAGTPMISHGDSGSASRFFYSAKADADDRLGSKHPTVKPVDLMQWLVRLVTAKGGTVLDPFAGTGTTGEAAWREGCNAVLIERNPPYQADIRRRMALCTAGSATRKRAARLARAEAEGKAPEFGPLFGGLTGPEAAE